One segment of Pandoraea pnomenusa DNA contains the following:
- the xsc gene encoding sulfoacetaldehyde acetyltransferase: protein MNAKDPATATQQMTASDAGPQTMTPSEAFVETMVANGVSEMFGIMGSAFMDAMDIFAPAGIRLIPVVHEQGAGHMADGYARVSGRHGVVIGQNGPGISNCVTAIAAAYWAHSPVVIVTPEAGTMGIGLGGFQEAKQLPMFQEFTKYQGHVTHPARMAEFTGRCFDRAMAEMGPTQLNIPRDYFYGQIKAEIPRPQRLDRGAGGEERLNEAAELLANAKFPVIISGGGVVMADAVEECKALAERLGAPVVNSYLHNDSFPANHPLWCGPLGYQGSKAAMKLLSQADVVVALGSRLGPFGTLPQHGMDYWPKQAKIIQIDADHKMLGLVKKISVGICGDAKAAAIALSQRLAERTLACDATRAARADQIASEKAAWEKELDEWTHERDPYSLDMIEEQKHEKTFNGGEYLHPRQVLRELEKAMPEDVMVSTDIGNINSVANSYLRFNKPRSFFAAMSWGNCGYAFPTIIGAKVAAPHRPAISYAGDGAWGMSLMETLTCVRHNIPVTAVVFHNRQWGAEKKNQVDFYNRRFVAGELDSPSFANIARAMGAEGIVVDRLEDVGPALKKAIDLQMNHGKTTIIEIMCTRELGDPFRRDALSKPVRMLDKYKDYV from the coding sequence ATGAACGCCAAAGATCCGGCTACGGCCACCCAGCAAATGACCGCGTCCGACGCCGGTCCGCAAACGATGACGCCCTCGGAGGCATTCGTTGAAACGATGGTCGCCAACGGCGTGAGCGAAATGTTCGGGATCATGGGCTCGGCCTTCATGGATGCAATGGACATCTTCGCACCGGCCGGCATTCGTCTGATTCCGGTGGTCCACGAGCAAGGTGCGGGTCACATGGCCGACGGCTATGCCCGCGTGTCGGGCCGCCACGGTGTCGTGATCGGCCAGAACGGTCCCGGCATCAGCAACTGCGTGACGGCCATTGCCGCCGCGTACTGGGCGCACAGCCCGGTCGTGATCGTGACGCCCGAAGCCGGCACGATGGGCATCGGTCTGGGCGGCTTCCAGGAAGCCAAGCAGCTGCCGATGTTCCAGGAATTCACGAAGTATCAGGGCCATGTGACTCACCCGGCCCGCATGGCCGAATTCACGGGCCGTTGCTTCGACCGCGCCATGGCCGAAATGGGCCCGACGCAACTCAACATTCCGCGCGATTACTTCTACGGCCAGATCAAGGCCGAGATTCCGCGTCCGCAGCGCCTGGATCGCGGCGCGGGCGGTGAAGAGCGCCTGAACGAAGCCGCGGAGCTGCTCGCCAACGCCAAGTTCCCGGTCATCATCTCTGGCGGCGGCGTGGTCATGGCCGACGCCGTCGAGGAATGCAAGGCCCTCGCCGAACGCCTGGGCGCACCGGTCGTCAACAGCTACCTGCACAACGACTCGTTCCCCGCCAATCATCCGCTGTGGTGCGGCCCGCTCGGCTATCAAGGCTCGAAGGCCGCCATGAAGCTGCTGTCGCAGGCCGATGTGGTCGTCGCGCTCGGCTCGCGTCTCGGACCGTTCGGCACGCTGCCGCAGCATGGGATGGACTACTGGCCGAAGCAAGCCAAGATCATCCAGATCGACGCCGATCACAAGATGCTCGGCCTCGTGAAGAAGATCTCGGTGGGCATCTGCGGCGACGCGAAGGCTGCCGCCATCGCGCTGTCGCAACGCCTGGCCGAACGCACCCTCGCCTGCGACGCCACGCGCGCCGCGCGTGCCGACCAGATCGCCTCGGAAAAGGCCGCCTGGGAGAAGGAACTCGACGAGTGGACCCACGAGCGCGACCCGTACAGCCTCGACATGATCGAGGAGCAGAAGCACGAGAAGACCTTCAACGGGGGTGAGTACCTGCACCCGCGTCAAGTGCTGCGCGAGCTGGAAAAAGCGATGCCGGAGGACGTCATGGTCTCCACCGACATCGGCAACATCAACTCGGTCGCCAACAGCTACCTGCGCTTCAACAAGCCGCGCAGCTTCTTCGCGGCAATGAGCTGGGGCAACTGTGGCTACGCCTTCCCGACGATCATCGGCGCCAAGGTGGCCGCACCGCACCGTCCGGCCATCTCGTACGCCGGCGACGGCGCCTGGGGCATGAGCCTGATGGAAACGCTGACCTGCGTGCGTCACAACATTCCGGTCACGGCCGTGGTGTTCCACAACCGTCAATGGGGCGCCGAGAAGAAGAACCAGGTGGACTTCTACAACCGTCGCTTCGTCGCCGGCGAACTCGACAGCCCGAGCTTCGCCAACATCGCCCGCGCGATGGGCGCCGAGGGCATCGTGGTCGATCGTCTGGAAGACGTCGGTCCCGCGCTCAAGAAGGCCATCGACCTGCAGATGAACCACGGCAAGACGACCATCATCGAGATCATGTGCACCCGCGAACTGGGCGATCCGTTCCGCCGCGACGCACTCTCCAAGCCGGTGCGCATGCTCGACAAGTACAAGGATTACGTCTGA
- the pta gene encoding phosphate acetyltransferase → MKAINRIIDTARRAPMRIVLCESEDERVLHAAARATRDGIARIVLVGDIGKTQRAADAASVDLTGMELVDPATSDMTDAFAEMWYSMRARKGMTRAQAGEEMRMPLGFANMMVRLGHADGSVAGAVNTTADVVRMAIQIIGIEPSFQLVSSFFLMMLCEPFHTMKGGLIFSDCALVVDPDAAQLAQIALAAADSAAALLMEPPRVAMLSFSTSGSAKHAAVDKVVEATRLVKEARPQLAIDGDVQLDAAIVSEIAQRKVVHSQVEGHANTLIFPSLDAGNIGYKLAERIGGAKAIGPLLQGLNRPANDLSRGCSADDIYYVIGVTCVQAQAARAKLTGTPPPAMRP, encoded by the coding sequence ATGAAAGCCATCAATCGCATCATCGATACCGCGCGCCGCGCACCGATGCGCATCGTGCTGTGCGAGTCCGAAGACGAGCGGGTGCTGCACGCAGCCGCTCGCGCGACGCGCGACGGCATCGCGCGCATCGTGCTCGTGGGCGATATCGGCAAGACGCAACGCGCCGCCGACGCGGCCAGCGTCGACCTGACCGGCATGGAACTGGTCGACCCCGCCACCTCGGACATGACCGACGCCTTCGCGGAAATGTGGTATTCGATGCGCGCCAGGAAAGGCATGACACGTGCCCAGGCAGGCGAGGAAATGCGCATGCCACTGGGCTTCGCCAACATGATGGTGCGGCTCGGGCACGCGGACGGCTCGGTCGCCGGCGCGGTCAACACCACGGCCGACGTGGTGCGCATGGCCATCCAGATCATCGGCATCGAACCGTCGTTCCAGCTCGTGTCGAGCTTCTTCCTGATGATGCTCTGCGAACCGTTCCATACGATGAAGGGCGGCCTGATCTTCTCCGACTGCGCCCTCGTCGTCGATCCCGACGCCGCCCAACTGGCGCAGATTGCACTGGCCGCGGCCGACAGCGCCGCCGCGCTGCTCATGGAGCCGCCGCGCGTGGCCATGCTGTCGTTCTCGACGAGCGGCAGCGCGAAACACGCCGCCGTCGACAAGGTCGTGGAAGCGACCCGGCTCGTCAAGGAGGCGCGTCCGCAACTCGCCATTGACGGCGACGTGCAACTCGACGCCGCCATCGTCTCCGAGATCGCACAGCGCAAGGTCGTGCATTCGCAGGTCGAAGGACACGCCAACACGCTGATATTTCCGAGCCTCGACGCCGGCAACATCGGCTACAAGCTCGCCGAGCGCATCGGTGGGGCCAAGGCCATCGGGCCCCTTCTGCAAGGACTGAATCGCCCTGCCAATGACCTGTCGCGCGGTTGCAGTGCCGACGACATCTACTACGTGATCGGCGTGACCTGTGTTCAGGCACAGGCCGCACGCGCGAAGCTCACCGGAACCCCGCCGCCGGCCATGCGGCCATGA
- a CDS encoding sulfite exporter TauE/SafE family protein: MTLQVVQGYLPLMLLLGFATYFQTVTGFGLGMIVLGGASGFGLAPVASVAILVSLVTLVNSALALPGTLDQIDWRAVRAATLGIVPSVVVGVLLFDYLNGTASNVLHLLLGAVVLYGGIGSALRPAPKAERSGDTGFFLSGIFGGLLSGMFGISGPPLIFYFYRQPLTMAQIRCALILLFAVTASIRTAYSAFAGQLPAAMWWQAAVALPVVTFATLFARRHPPPLSGVTTRRLAFVTLMLLGAHLIVNALLEML; encoded by the coding sequence ATGACCCTGCAGGTGGTTCAGGGCTATCTGCCGTTGATGCTGCTGCTCGGCTTCGCCACGTATTTTCAGACGGTGACGGGATTCGGGCTCGGCATGATCGTTCTGGGCGGGGCCAGCGGGTTCGGTCTCGCCCCCGTGGCGAGCGTGGCCATTCTCGTCAGCCTGGTCACGCTCGTGAACAGCGCGCTCGCACTACCGGGCACGCTCGACCAGATCGACTGGCGCGCCGTGCGCGCGGCGACGCTCGGCATCGTGCCGTCCGTGGTCGTTGGCGTACTGCTGTTCGATTATCTGAACGGTACCGCGTCGAATGTGCTCCATCTGCTGCTTGGCGCCGTGGTGCTGTACGGCGGCATCGGCTCGGCCCTGCGCCCGGCGCCCAAGGCCGAGCGATCGGGCGACACGGGATTTTTCCTCAGCGGGATCTTCGGCGGACTGCTCAGTGGGATGTTCGGCATCTCGGGCCCGCCGCTGATCTTCTATTTCTATCGGCAACCGCTCACGATGGCGCAGATTCGCTGCGCGCTGATCCTGCTGTTCGCCGTCACGGCATCGATCCGCACGGCGTACAGCGCATTCGCCGGCCAGTTGCCGGCGGCGATGTGGTGGCAGGCGGCGGTCGCGCTTCCGGTCGTGACGTTCGCAACGCTCTTCGCACGTCGCCACCCGCCGCCGCTCTCCGGTGTGACCACGCGGCGCCTGGCCTTCGTGACCCTCATGCTGCTCGGCGCCCACCTGATCGTGAACGCGCTGCTGGAAATGCTGTGA